The nucleotide window CATTTCATCCGTCCCGCGTCCACGCCCACGGATCGCGCCGCCTCCGGATTGTCGCGCACGGCCGAGAGCGCGAGGCCCCGCTTGGACCGCAGAAGTGCGTAAATCGCGGCAATGGTCGCGGCGGCCAGCGCAAGGGCAAGCCAGTAGGTCAGGATATCCCGCGCGGCGGAATTGCGAACGTCGAACAATGCAGCGACCCATTCCGTCGCCCACATCTCCCGCGTGGCCGAGCGCGGAAGCGACGTACCTGTCCCGCCTCCCAAGGCCTGCACCTGCGCCATGATGAGGCGCATAACTTCTGCGATGACCCAGGTGCCGATGGCGAAGTATGGACCTTGCAGACGGAAGGCGAAGAATGCCGTTGGCACCGCCACGACGAGCGCGGCCCCGCCCCCCAGGAGGATCGCCGGGATCGGATCGACACCGGCCAGGATCACGCCGCCGAACATGGCATAGGCGCCCATCCCCACAAAGGCCTGCTGACCGATGGAAACAAGGCCACCGTAGCCCGCCAGAAGGTTCCAGAACTGTGCCAGAACCAGCATCGTGAGAATGAAGAACAGGTCCTGGATCAGGCCGCGCCCGGCGAAAAACGGCAAGAACACGAGCAGCGTGACCAACGCCACCGCTGCGACCGCCGTGATCTGCGACGCGCGGGTGTGGGTGGATACGATGTAAGCGGGTTGGGATGTATCGGTCATCAGTCAACGGCCCTCGGAAACAGGCCCCTCGGGCGGACCAGAAGAACAAGCAAGAAGGCGACGTGCCCTGCAAGGATCTGCCATTCGGGATTGATCGCCGCGCCGACCGTCTGGGCGAGGCCGATGATGATCCCGCCGGCCAACGTCCCCCACAGGCTGCCAAGCCCGCCGATAATCACGGCCTGGAACGCGTAGATCAGACGCGCCGGCCCGACGGAGGGGTCGAAATTCGATCGCATCCCGAGGTAAAGCGCCGCCAGTGTCACGACCAGCATCGAGATGCCCGTGGCCTTTGCGAAGATGTTTCCAGGCTTGATCCCCATCAGGCTCGCCGTCGTCGGATCGTCCGAGGTCGCGCGGAAGGCGCGGCCAAGCTCCGTGCGATAGAACAGCTGGTTCAGGCCCACGATGACCGCAACCGCCGAGCCAAAGGTCAGAAACGGCAGGACGCCCACGTTGATTACGCCCAGATCAAGGGACGCCGTCGAAATCGCGCCGGTCGGAAGCCGCTGGCTGTCGGCAGTGAAGCCTTCCAGCAGCGCGTTCTGAAGCGCGATGGACAGGCCGAACGTCACCAGAAGCGGCGGCAGGATGTCGGTGCCGAGGGTCCGGTTCAGCAGGTGCTTCTGCAATCCCCATCCGATCAGATACATCACCGGGGCGGCAATGGCGGCGGCCACGAACGGCGACAGGCCCAAAAGCGTGACCAGAAGCAGAATGAGGTAGGCCGCCATCACGATGAGATCGCCATGGGCAAGGTTCACCAGCCGCATGATTCCGAAGACGAGGCTCAAGCCCGCCGCGAAAAGGGCATAGAGCCCACCCAACAGCACGCCCTGCACGAATGTATCAATCCAGATCATGCGCCCACTCCGAAATAGGCCGCGTGAATGTCCGCGCGGCTGAGGCCCTCGGGCGTGCCATCCAGCGTCACGCGGCCCTCCATCATGCAATAGACCCGGTCGGCGACTTTCATCGCCTGCCCGATATCCTGCTCGACCACGACAAGGCTGGCGCCGCTTTCCTGGATTTTCGGGACCGCCGCGTAGATGTCCTTGATGACAACGGGGGCGAGGCCGAGGCTGATCTCGTCACAAAGCAGCACCTTGGGGTTCGACATCAGCGCGCGGCCGATCGCCACCATCTGCTGCTGCCCGCCCGAGAGGGCCGTGCCGGGATTGTGCCGCCGTTCGGCCAGGATCGGGAAGAGGTCATAGATTGCGTCGAGCGACCAATGGCCCGGCACCTTGCGGCCATAGGTGCCGATCAAGAGGTTCTCTTCCACGCTCAACGACGGGAACAGCCGTCGCCCCTCCGGCACCATGGCGAGGCCGAGGGGAAGAATTTCGTCGGCACTCATCCCGCCGATCTGCTGGCCGTCCAGTGTGATCATCTCGGGCGCATTCCTCAATACGCCCGAAAGCGAACGCATGAGCGTTGTCTTGCCCGCGCCATTCGCGCCGATGATCGCGACCGTCTCTTCCTCGCTCAGGGTGATATCCACACCGAACAGCGCCTGAAAATCCCCGTAATGGGCGGTCAATCCATGGGTCGAAAGCAGGCTCATACCTCGATCCCCAGATAAATCTCGCGCACGTCCTGCCGCGCCATGATCTCGTCCGGGGCACCGATACCGATGACCTTGCCGAAATCGAGCACAAGCAATCGTTCGACCACGCGGGTCAGCGCATGGAGCACGTGCTCGATCCAGATGATCGTCACGCCGCGTGCGTGAACCGACTTGATCGTGTCGATGAGCGCGATGCACTCCCCTTCCGTCAGTCCGCCCGCGATCTCATCGAGCAAGAGCAACTTGGGGTCGGTGGCCAGCGCACGGGCCATCTCCAACCGTTTGCGTTGCAGAAGCGACAGGCCCGCCGCCGGATTGTTGGCGACCGGCAAAAGCTCCGTCTGTTCAAGGATTTCTGCGCAGGCCTGCTGCACTTCTGCCTGGCCCATGTTCCGGCCATGCATCGCCGCGACCAGAAGGTTCTCGAACACCGTCAAATTGTCGAAAGGCTGTGGGATCTGGAACGACCGACCGACACCGGCGAAACAACGCTGCATCGCCGCGACCCGCGTCACGTCTTGCCCCTCGAAATGCACCGACCCGCTGTCGGGTGAGAGATTGCCGGTGATCAGGTTGAAAAGCGTCGATTTGCCCGCGCCATTGGGCCCGATGATACCAAGCGCCTGGCCCTGCGGGACATCGAAGCTGACATCGTCGGTCACCTTCAATTGCCCGAAGCTTTTCGACACGTTCCTGAGTTCGAGGATGGACATGAATTGCTCCTGCCGGGGCGTTGGGGACGCAGGCGCCCCCAACCGCGCTCAGGCCGTGATCTCTTCCATCGTGCCGCCGGTCGGAATGTCCGGTTGGTCGGAATTGTCCACGATCACAAGGTCATATCCGCCGCCGTCGCGCAGCCGCCACTGGCCACCGACCAAGGGCGTTTTCGCCACGTTCGCGGCGGCGAAAGGCGGCAGGCCGGCGCCGTCGAAGGCGATCCGCCCCACAAGGCTGTCGAGTTGCGTCGCCGCAATCGCCTCGGCCACCGCGTCGGGGTCCCCGCTGTCATCCACGCGGCCCATGACGTTGGCCGCCATCTCGAAGAGCGCATGGACAAAGCCGATGGGCTGCGTCCATTGCCGCCCCGTCGCCGCGGTGAACCCGGCGGCAACCTCTTCGGCGCTCTCGCCCGTCACCGAGGAGCTGAACGGGTGCGAGGGCGACCACCAGACCTCGGAGGAGAGGTTGTGGCCGGTATCACCCAACGCTTCCACCGCCTGCGGGAACAGGATCGCCTTACCAATGGAAGCCGCCTTGGGCGTGAAGCCCTGCTGCTTGGCCTGGGTCCAGAATGTCGTGAAATCGGGCGGGATCGGCACGCCGGTCACGATCTCCACATTGTTCTGGCGGAATGCGTTGATCTGGGCGCTGAAATCATCGGTCAGGTTCTGGTAGCGGCCCGGATCGGTCAGACCGAAGCCCTGCGCCTCCAACACCGGCGGGAAGCCGACGTTTGGATCGCCCCACGCATTGCCATCCCCGTCATTGGGGAACAGGCCACCGACCTGCTTGTTGGTGTCCAGCTGGTTCCACATCGACGTGAAGACGGAGATCACATCCTCCAACCCCCAGAAGAAATGGTAGCTGTAGTAGAACCGCTCCCAACTTCCCGGATCGCCCGGATTGCCCTGTTGGCCGATGAAATAGGGCTGCCAGGGCGCGACGGTGGAAATGCACGGGATCTCTTCCGCCTCGCAGGTCGTGGCGACCGGGTTGGTGGTTTCCGGTGTGGAGGCGACGAGCATCAGGTCGATCTCGTCGTCGATGATCAATTCGCTGGCGACATCGGCGGCGCGGTTGGGGTTGGACTGGCTGTCCTTGACGATCACTTCGAAGTTCGCCCCGACCTCGGAATTGGCGAAGGCGTCGAGGATGAAGCTGTCGGCTTCCGAAAACGCGGCCAGCGGTCCCGATTGCGGGCTGACATAGCCCAATCGGATACGCGCGCCCTGCGCGATGGCCGGAGCGGCCAGCCCGCTTGCGGCCATCGTAAGGCCTGCGGCAGAGGTGGTTTTCAGCAATGTACGACGTGTGATCATGGTTCGTCCTCCCAAACGAATGGTGATGTCTCAGGCCTGCGGGGGTCGTCCGGCCCAGGCGCGGTGCAAGAGGGCTCTGATCCCCTCCGCGGTGATCTTGCGGGGGTTCCAATAGGGGTTTTGCGTGGCCAGATCGGCCATGCGATCCAGATCGCCCTCCGTCACGCCGAGGTCCTTGAGCGCCATGGGCGCGCCCAAAGACGCCGCAAAGTCCCACATTGCCCGGGCCGGATCGTCTTGGCCGAACACGTCCCTCAGCGGGGCCAGTTCCTCGGCTGCCGCCGGCGCGTTGTAGGCCAGGGCATGGGGTAAGATGATGGTGTGTGTTTCCGCGTGGGGCAGGTTCAATGCGCCACCCAGCGTGTGGCAAAGCTTGTGGTGCAGCGCCATGCCGACCTGACCAAGCACGGTGCCACAGGCCCATGCGCCTTCTTGCGTGGCCTGCCGCGCGGACAGATCCGTCGGGTCGGCCAGAACCTCGGGCAGCGCGCGGCGGAATGCGGCCAACCCGTCCAGCGACAACTGGGTCGCGGCCTCGTTCCGGTCCTTGGCGTAGAGCGCCTCAACCGCATGCGCCATGGCATTGAAGGCGCTGGTTACGGTCATCTCGACAGGTAGGGTCGCCACCAGCTCCGCGTCATAGAGCACGACCTGCGGGCGCAGTTTGGGATCGCTGATCGTTGTTTTCACGCCATTTTCGGTCTGGCCGAGGATTGGGGTGCATTCACTTCCGGCATAGGTTGTCGGCAAAGCGATCTGTCGTGCGCCCGTACGCAGGGAAATGGCCTTGCCCAGCCCGATCGTGGAACCGCCGCCGACCGACAGCACCGAATCCGCGCCCGCATCTTGCAGGTGGGACAGCGCCTCCGCCGTGACATCGGTAGGCGTGTGCATCGCGGCCTTGGAGAATATTCCAGCAGCCATCGGTCCCAATATCTCAGCAAGCTCAAGCCCGAGGTCCGATTGATGCGGGGTCGTCAGGACAAGGACCCGGCCGCATCCCGCCGCATCGGCGTGGTCGCGGGCCTTCCGACGTATTCCCGCGCCGAACGCCACGGTCTGATCGGAGGCAAGATGGTCAATGTCCAACACGCTGCTGTATCCCTTCCGGTTGAAGCGACTATGCCCGCCCGAAACCGCAACTTGATCGAATCTGGAACGCACTTCATAACTTGATGTTATGAAACTCGATCCACATCACCTCGAAATGCTGTTCGCCATCGTCGATAGGGGTGGATTGGGCGAAGGGGCGGAGATGCTGGGGAAGTCCCAGCCAAGCGTCAGTCGATCCCTCGCGCTCTTGGAGAAACGCATCGGGATCGCGCTCTTCGAAAAAGATCGTCGCCCGTTGCGACCGACCGAACTGGGCCTCGCGCTGGCGGCTGAGGGGCGCAAGATCCATGAAGCCGGTCGCAGCAGCGCGGCCCTTCTCGCGCAATATCGCGATGGCAAGACCGGGGCGGTGCGGGTCGGCGGCACACCGTTTTTCATGGACGGCGTCATCTCAGGCATGTTGGCGGGGTTCCAGTTTGCGCGGCCCGACGTGCGGATCGACCAGATCTATGGCTACCTGAACGACCTGCTGCCGCGCCTTGAGGATGGCAGCCTTGACCTTGCGATCCTGCCGATGCGGGCCTCGATCATCCCCGAGGGGTTCGACTTCGACCAGATCCTGCCGGGGCGCAATGTGATCGCTTGTCGGACGGGCCACCCCCTCGCGCGGCGCGGCTCCGTCAAATTGTCCGATATCGGCCAATATCCCTGGATTGCGCCACCGGCGGACAGCCCGCTGTACCAAGACCTTCGCA belongs to Hasllibacter sp. MH4015 and includes:
- a CDS encoding branched-chain amino acid ABC transporter permease, which translates into the protein MTDTSQPAYIVSTHTRASQITAVAAVALVTLLVFLPFFAGRGLIQDLFFILTMLVLAQFWNLLAGYGGLVSIGQQAFVGMGAYAMFGGVILAGVDPIPAILLGGGAALVVAVPTAFFAFRLQGPYFAIGTWVIAEVMRLIMAQVQALGGGTGTSLPRSATREMWATEWVAALFDVRNSAARDILTYWLALALAAATIAAIYALLRSKRGLALSAVRDNPEAARSVGVDAGRMKWVVFLTSAFGTGLAGALIYVQKARISPDAAFSVTDWTAYVLFIVIIGGIGTIEGPIIGVIVFFLLQSLLADYGSWYLFTLGIIGIVVMLVAPRGIWGLITDKTGIQLFPVRRRLSGGSLKED
- a CDS encoding branched-chain amino acid ABC transporter permease, with the translated sequence MIWIDTFVQGVLLGGLYALFAAGLSLVFGIMRLVNLAHGDLIVMAAYLILLLVTLLGLSPFVAAAIAAPVMYLIGWGLQKHLLNRTLGTDILPPLLVTFGLSIALQNALLEGFTADSQRLPTGAISTASLDLGVINVGVLPFLTFGSAVAVIVGLNQLFYRTELGRAFRATSDDPTTASLMGIKPGNIFAKATGISMLVVTLAALYLGMRSNFDPSVGPARLIYAFQAVIIGGLGSLWGTLAGGIIIGLAQTVGAAINPEWQILAGHVAFLLVLLVRPRGLFPRAVD
- a CDS encoding ABC transporter ATP-binding protein, giving the protein MSLLSTHGLTAHYGDFQALFGVDITLSEEETVAIIGANGAGKTTLMRSLSGVLRNAPEMITLDGQQIGGMSADEILPLGLAMVPEGRRLFPSLSVEENLLIGTYGRKVPGHWSLDAIYDLFPILAERRHNPGTALSGGQQQMVAIGRALMSNPKVLLCDEISLGLAPVVIKDIYAAVPKIQESGASLVVVEQDIGQAMKVADRVYCMMEGRVTLDGTPEGLSRADIHAAYFGVGA
- a CDS encoding ABC transporter ATP-binding protein, with translation MSILELRNVSKSFGQLKVTDDVSFDVPQGQALGIIGPNGAGKSTLFNLITGNLSPDSGSVHFEGQDVTRVAAMQRCFAGVGRSFQIPQPFDNLTVFENLLVAAMHGRNMGQAEVQQACAEILEQTELLPVANNPAAGLSLLQRKRLEMARALATDPKLLLLDEIAGGLTEGECIALIDTIKSVHARGVTIIWIEHVLHALTRVVERLLVLDFGKVIGIGAPDEIMARQDVREIYLGIEV
- a CDS encoding ABC transporter substrate-binding protein, with product MITRRTLLKTTSAAGLTMAASGLAAPAIAQGARIRLGYVSPQSGPLAAFSEADSFILDAFANSEVGANFEVIVKDSQSNPNRAADVASELIIDDEIDLMLVASTPETTNPVATTCEAEEIPCISTVAPWQPYFIGQQGNPGDPGSWERFYYSYHFFWGLEDVISVFTSMWNQLDTNKQVGGLFPNDGDGNAWGDPNVGFPPVLEAQGFGLTDPGRYQNLTDDFSAQINAFRQNNVEIVTGVPIPPDFTTFWTQAKQQGFTPKAASIGKAILFPQAVEALGDTGHNLSSEVWWSPSHPFSSSVTGESAEEVAAGFTAATGRQWTQPIGFVHALFEMAANVMGRVDDSGDPDAVAEAIAATQLDSLVGRIAFDGAGLPPFAAANVAKTPLVGGQWRLRDGGGYDLVIVDNSDQPDIPTGGTMEEITA
- a CDS encoding maleylacetate reductase is translated as MLDIDHLASDQTVAFGAGIRRKARDHADAAGCGRVLVLTTPHQSDLGLELAEILGPMAAGIFSKAAMHTPTDVTAEALSHLQDAGADSVLSVGGGSTIGLGKAISLRTGARQIALPTTYAGSECTPILGQTENGVKTTISDPKLRPQVVLYDAELVATLPVEMTVTSAFNAMAHAVEALYAKDRNEAATQLSLDGLAAFRRALPEVLADPTDLSARQATQEGAWACGTVLGQVGMALHHKLCHTLGGALNLPHAETHTIILPHALAYNAPAAAEELAPLRDVFGQDDPARAMWDFAASLGAPMALKDLGVTEGDLDRMADLATQNPYWNPRKITAEGIRALLHRAWAGRPPQA
- a CDS encoding LysR family transcriptional regulator; the encoded protein is MKLDPHHLEMLFAIVDRGGLGEGAEMLGKSQPSVSRSLALLEKRIGIALFEKDRRPLRPTELGLALAAEGRKIHEAGRSSAALLAQYRDGKTGAVRVGGTPFFMDGVISGMLAGFQFARPDVRIDQIYGYLNDLLPRLEDGSLDLAILPMRASIIPEGFDFDQILPGRNVIACRTGHPLARRGSVKLSDIGQYPWIAPPADSPLYQDLRTVLKEIGIRDFKVSFTGGSLSATVNILTGSDALTVLPFSVVFMMRAQRSVGALSIRIGDPDRHLGILTRNDADLKPAAQRVRNHIRQEFDALSSSIIRVSQDMVWRP